The window TTGCACCTTGAAACGAACGCTACTCTATATTCCGTCATTTCTCCTGTTGCTTCTATTGCCCTTTACCATTGTTGCACAGCAAACAGGTTCAGTGCGCGGATTTCTTTATGATAAAGAAAATGGCGAGCCCGTACTCTTTACTCCCGTTTTTCTGAAGGGGACAGATTACGGCTCAATTACCGATGTCAATGGTTTTTACAGTATAACAAAAGTTCTTCCCGGGAGTTACACGCTTACCGTAAGTACTTTTGGCTACGATACGATTAACATTCCTATTCAAATTGCACCCGACCAGGTCTTGTCCAAACAGATTTATGTGACAAAAGGCATCATCAACCTTAAGTCGGTGGAGGTCTCTGCCGAAAAAGAAGCGCAGAAAACAGAAGTGCGGGCATCGGTGACCAAGATTACCCCGAAAGAAATAAAATCTGTCCCTGCCATCGGAGGAGAGCCTGACCTGGCGCAATACCTGCAGGTACTTCCCGGTGTTGTGTTCAGTGGTGATCAGGGAGGACAGCTCTATATTCGGGGCGGCACCGCCGTTATGAATAAAGTGTTATTGGATGGAATGATCGTTTATAATCCCTTTCACTCCATCGGTTTATTCTCCGTTTTTGATACGGATATTCTGCGTAATGCTGATGTATATACCGGAGGATTTCCGGCAGATTACGGCGACCGGATTTCATCTGTGATGGATATTACCACCAGGGATGGTAACAAGCGTCGGTTTGGCGGCAAAATCAGCGCTACAACCTTTGCCAGTAAGCTTCTCTTCGAAGGCCCTATCAAAAAACAAAAAGATGAGGGCGGAGGAAGTAGTTCTTTCCTGCTTTCTTACAAGAACTCCTATCTCGATCAGAGTTCGAAAATTCTTTATGACTATATTGACGATGAAGGATTGCCTTTTAACTTCCAGGATTTTTACGGGAAAGTATCGATGAATGGTGAAAATGGGTCTAAGTTAAATTTCTTTGGATTTGATTTCACCGATAATGCCGTTTTCAAAGATGTGACGGACATCAACTGGAAATCGAATGGTTTTGGTTCTAATTTCATTCTTGTACCGAAAGGTTCCAATACACTTATTGACGGAGTATTTGCTTATTCAAAATATCAAATCAAACAACAGGAAGCGAATGAAGCTCCCCGTAGCAGTGCTGTAAATGGATTCAATTTCGGTTTCAATTATACGAGTTTCATCAATAAGGATGAGTTGAAAATCGGATTAGAAGTATTGGGATTCCGAACAGAATTCACTACCAATACCGTTACCGGACTTAGCTACGAGCAGATAGAAAATACAACAGAGTTCGGGTCCTTTTTACGCTACTGGATTTCAAGAGAGAAAATTGTAATTGAACCCAGCATACGCTTTCAATATTTTGCTTCGCTATCGGAGTTTTCGCCCGAGCCTCGCATAGGAATCAAGTACAATGCGTTTGAAAAAGTACGATTTAAACTGGCGGGAGGGATGTATGCACAAAATTTAATCAGTGCCGTTTCCGACAGAGATGTGGTGAATTTATTTTACGGATTTCTAAGTGGTCCCGAAAGTCTCCCTGATCAATTTAACGGAAAAGAAGTCCCCACCCGTTTGCAAAAAGCCAGAGACATCATCTTTGGGGTGGAAATGGATGTC of the Bacteroidota bacterium genome contains:
- a CDS encoding TonB-dependent receptor, with the translated sequence MKRTLLYIPSFLLLLLLPFTIVAQQTGSVRGFLYDKENGEPVLFTPVFLKGTDYGSITDVNGFYSITKVLPGSYTLTVSTFGYDTINIPIQIAPDQVLSKQIYVTKGIINLKSVEVSAEKEAQKTEVRASVTKITPKEIKSVPAIGGEPDLAQYLQVLPGVVFSGDQGGQLYIRGGTAVMNKVLLDGMIVYNPFHSIGLFSVFDTDILRNADVYTGGFPADYGDRISSVMDITTRDGNKRRFGGKISATTFASKLLFEGPIKKQKDEGGGSSSFLLSYKNSYLDQSSKILYDYIDDEGLPFNFQDFYGKVSMNGENGSKLNFFGFDFTDNAVFKDVTDINWKSNGFGSNFILVPKGSNTLIDGVFAYSKYQIKQQEANEAPRSSAVNGFNFGFNYTSFINKDELKIGLEVLGFRTEFTTNTVTGLSYEQIENTTEFGSFLRYWISREKIVIEPSIRFQYFASLSEFSPEPRIGIKYNAFEKVRFKLAGGMYAQNLISAVSDRDVVNLFYGFLSGPESLPDQFNGKEVPTRLQKARDIIFGVEMDVTKHLDINIEGFYKQFVQLSNINRDKVYPDNGFYSDKPDYLKKDFIVEEGKSYGADFVAKYELKRIYLWAVYSLTFVERYDGIRTYRPHFDRRHNINLVGSYTFGKKLDWEFNVRWNYGSGFPFSGTGGFYEYQNFEDGLYTDPLAENGDLGIVYGPLNEKRLPSYHRLDFSLKKSIVLGKNSNMEITASAINIYDRENIFYFDRVRYQRVNQLPFLPSFGVNMTF